From one Streptococcus oralis genomic stretch:
- the strH gene encoding LPXTG-anchored beta-N-acetylhexosaminidase StrH, whose protein sequence is MKLEKKQRFSIRKYAVGAASVLIGFAFSAQVVSADGITPAPTAEETVQTIQESPRATEEPVDSKVPEKLEEKADKPVKEEVKEDKEAPRTVAPKTEESSAPVVTENASSTPTAEKESPAPAETPAESTPSEKKNEAVTPAVATPSTERAAQVNEKLAKRKMISIDAGRKYFSPDQLKEIIDKAKHYGYTDLHLLVGNDGMRFMLDDMTIKANGKTYASDDVKRALENGTNAYYKDPNGNHLTESQMTDLINYAKNKGIGLIPTVNSPGHMDAILHAMKELGIQKPNFNYFGKESARTVDLDNKEALAFTKALIDKYAAYFAGKTDIFNIGLDEYANDATNAKGWSVLQAYKWYPEDGFPDKGYDKFIAYANDLARIVKSHGLKPMAFNDGIYYNSDTSFGTFDKDIIVSMWTGGWGGYDVASSKLLVEKGHQILNTNDAWYYVLGRNADGQGWYNLDQGLNGIKNTPITSVPKSDGATIPLIGGMVAAWADTPSARYSPSRLFKLMRSFANANAEYFAADYESAEQALKEVPTDLNRYTAESVAAIKEAEKAIRSLDSNLSRAQQDTIDQAIAKLQEAVSNLTFTPEAQKEEDAKREVEKLAKNKVISIDAGRKYFSAEQLKRIIDKASELGYSDVHLLLGNDGLRFLLDDMTITANGKTYASDDVKKAIIEGTKAYYDDPNGTTLSQAEITELIEYAKSKGIGLIPAINSPGHMDAMLVAMEKLGIQNPQANFDKVSKTTTDLENEEAMNFVKALIGKYMDFFAGKTKIFNYGTDEYANDATNAQGWYYLKYYNLYGKFAEYSNTLAAMAKERGLQPMAFNDGFYYEDKDDVEFDKDVIISYWSKGWWGYNLATPQYLASKGYKLLNTNGDWYYVLGNHKPDEAYPLSKALENSGKVPFNQLASTKYPEVDLPTVGSMLAIWADKPSAEYKEEEIFELMTAFADHNKDYFHADYNALREELAQIPTNLEGYSQESLDALNAAKEALNYNLNRNKQAELDALVAKLKAARLGLKPAATHSGSLDENELAANVETKPELITRAEKIPFEIIKKENPNLPTGQEKIITPGVEGERTHYISVLTENGKQTETVLDSQVTKEPVTQVVEIGAPITHKGDEHGLAPAAETKPRLDIQEEEIPFTTVTRENPQLPLGQTQVIVTGVNGRRTIFYSVSTTADGKEERTLVNSAVSQEAVAQVVEVGTAVEKAEQAETTTSKADEKQLPATGSQDSAGLVAAGLMATLAAYGLTKKKED, encoded by the coding sequence ATGAAACTAGAAAAGAAACAGCGCTTCTCCATCCGTAAATACGCGGTTGGGGCAGCTTCTGTACTTATAGGATTTGCTTTTAGCGCCCAAGTCGTATCTGCCGACGGGATTACTCCAGCTCCAACAGCTGAAGAAACTGTTCAAACTATTCAGGAGAGTCCGCGAGCAACCGAAGAACCTGTAGACTCTAAGGTTCCAGAAAAACTGGAAGAAAAGGCTGACAAACCTGTAAAAGAGGAGGTCAAAGAAGACAAGGAGGCTCCTCGAACAGTTGCTCCAAAAACAGAAGAGTCAAGCGCACCAGTAGTGACAGAAAATGCTAGTTCAACTCCTACTGCCGAGAAAGAAAGCCCTGCCCCAGCTGAAACTCCTGCCGAAAGTACTCCTTCCGAAAAGAAAAATGAAGCCGTCACACCTGCAGTAGCCACTCCTAGCACGGAACGAGCAGCTCAAGTAAATGAAAAACTGGCAAAACGAAAAATGATCTCAATCGACGCTGGACGCAAGTATTTCTCTCCAGACCAACTAAAAGAAATCATCGACAAAGCCAAACACTACGGTTATACTGATCTTCATCTACTAGTTGGAAATGATGGCATGCGTTTTATGTTGGACGACATGACGATCAAAGCCAATGGCAAAACCTATGCAAGTGACGATGTCAAACGTGCACTCGAAAATGGAACCAATGCCTACTACAAAGATCCAAACGGCAACCATTTGACAGAGAGTCAGATGACGGACTTGATCAACTATGCTAAAAACAAAGGCATTGGTCTCATCCCAACTGTAAACAGCCCTGGTCACATGGATGCGATTTTGCATGCCATGAAAGAATTAGGTATCCAAAAACCGAACTTCAACTACTTTGGTAAGGAATCTGCTCGTACCGTTGACCTTGATAACAAAGAGGCTCTTGCATTTACCAAAGCTCTGATCGACAAGTACGCTGCTTACTTCGCTGGCAAAACTGACATCTTCAATATAGGACTAGACGAGTACGCCAATGATGCTACAAACGCCAAAGGCTGGAGCGTTCTTCAAGCCTATAAATGGTATCCAGAAGATGGATTCCCAGACAAGGGTTATGATAAATTTATCGCCTACGCCAACGACCTTGCTCGCATCGTCAAATCTCACGGCCTCAAACCAATGGCCTTTAACGATGGTATCTACTATAATAGCGACACTAGCTTTGGAACCTTTGACAAAGACATCATCGTTTCTATGTGGACTGGTGGATGGGGCGGATACGACGTCGCTTCTTCTAAACTTCTAGTTGAAAAAGGCCACCAAATCCTTAATACCAACGATGCTTGGTACTACGTCCTCGGACGAAATGCCGATGGCCAAGGCTGGTACAACCTCGACCAAGGACTCAATGGTATCAAGAACACTCCAATCACTTCTGTACCAAAATCTGATGGGGCTACTATCCCGCTCATCGGGGGTATGGTAGCTGCTTGGGCGGATACCCCATCTGCACGCTATTCACCATCACGCCTCTTCAAACTCATGCGTAGCTTCGCAAATGCCAATGCTGAATACTTCGCAGCTGACTATGAGTCTGCTGAGCAAGCTCTGAAAGAAGTTCCAACAGACCTTAACCGCTATACTGCAGAAAGTGTCGCAGCTATCAAAGAAGCTGAAAAAGCCATTCGCTCACTCGATAGCAACCTCAGCCGTGCTCAACAAGATACCATTGACCAAGCAATCGCAAAACTCCAAGAAGCTGTAAGCAATTTAACCTTCACACCAGAAGCTCAAAAAGAAGAAGACGCGAAACGTGAAGTTGAAAAACTTGCCAAGAACAAGGTAATCTCCATCGATGCCGGACGTAAGTACTTCTCAGCTGAGCAACTCAAACGTATCATTGATAAAGCTAGCGAACTTGGATATTCTGATGTGCATCTCCTCCTAGGAAATGATGGACTTCGCTTCCTACTTGATGACATGACTATCACTGCTAACGGAAAAACTTATGCAAGTGACGACGTCAAAAAGGCCATCATTGAAGGAACAAAAGCTTACTACGATGATCCAAACGGAACCACTCTTAGCCAGGCTGAAATCACTGAATTGATTGAGTACGCAAAATCAAAAGGGATTGGACTAATTCCAGCGATCAACAGCCCAGGTCACATGGATGCCATGCTTGTCGCTATGGAAAAATTGGGTATCCAAAATCCTCAAGCCAACTTTGACAAGGTCTCTAAAACAACCACGGACCTTGAAAACGAAGAAGCGATGAACTTTGTCAAAGCCCTTATCGGCAAGTACATGGACTTCTTTGCGGGCAAGACTAAGATCTTTAACTACGGTACAGACGAATACGCTAATGACGCTACCAACGCTCAAGGCTGGTATTATCTAAAATACTACAATCTCTATGGCAAGTTTGCTGAGTACTCTAACACTCTTGCTGCCATGGCCAAAGAAAGAGGCCTTCAACCAATGGCCTTCAACGATGGTTTCTACTATGAAGACAAGGATGATGTTGAGTTTGACAAGGATGTCATCATCTCTTACTGGTCTAAAGGATGGTGGGGCTATAACCTTGCAACTCCTCAGTACCTAGCAAGCAAAGGCTATAAACTCCTTAACACCAACGGAGACTGGTACTACGTGCTAGGTAATCACAAACCAGATGAAGCCTACCCACTATCAAAAGCACTTGAAAACTCTGGCAAAGTACCATTTAACCAGCTTGCATCTACCAAGTATCCAGAAGTAGACCTTCCAACCGTCGGAAGCATGCTTGCTATCTGGGCAGACAAACCAAGTGCTGAGTACAAGGAAGAAGAAATCTTTGAACTCATGACTGCCTTTGCAGATCACAACAAAGACTACTTCCACGCTGACTACAATGCTCTCCGTGAGGAGCTTGCTCAAATCCCTACTAACTTGGAAGGATACAGCCAGGAAAGCTTGGATGCTCTAAATGCAGCGAAAGAAGCTCTCAACTACAACCTCAACCGTAACAAACAAGCCGAGTTAGACGCTCTTGTAGCCAAACTCAAGGCAGCCCGCCTAGGCCTCAAACCAGCGGCAACTCACTCAGGAAGCCTCGATGAAAATGAACTAGCTGCCAATGTTGAAACCAAACCGGAACTCATCACAAGAGCAGAAAAGATTCCATTTGAAATTATCAAGAAGGAAAATCCGAATCTCCCAACTGGTCAGGAAAAGATCATCACACCAGGTGTAGAGGGCGAACGCACTCATTACATCTCTGTCCTTACTGAAAATGGGAAACAAACAGAAACGGTTCTAGATAGCCAAGTAACCAAAGAACCTGTGACCCAAGTGGTTGAAATCGGTGCCCCTATTACTCACAAAGGGGATGAACACGGTCTTGCTCCAGCCGCAGAGACAAAACCTAGACTGGACATCCAAGAGGAAGAGATTCCGTTCACTACCGTAACACGTGAAAATCCGCAATTACCACTCGGACAAACGCAAGTCATCGTTACTGGTGTAAATGGTCGTCGTACGATTTTCTACTCTGTCAGCACTACTGCTGACGGCAAGGAAGAAAGAACCCTTGTTAATAGTGCGGTATCGCAGGAAGCGGTCGCGCAAGTTGTCGAAGTCGGAACTGCCGTTGAGAAAGCTGAGCAAGCTGAAACAACTACTAGCAAAGCAGATGAAAAACAACTCCCTGCAACAGGAAGTCAAGACTCTGCGGGCTTAGTCGCAGCAGGACTCATGGCGACTCTAGCAGCCTACGGACTCACTAAGAAAAAAGAAGATTAA
- a CDS encoding GntR family transcriptional regulator gives MAIPKYQYIKDELKNKIISGQFASGDKFYTEAELIAMYDVSSITVVRALNDLAKDGYIVRQQGKGTFVSRARKHKLVEFSDVEIFETKDDKVTVLSIERGNKLEYLDKLGLRGDQFYYKIERIRQTNDVTYIYHTSYIPEQYINANYPNLDYYSSIYTRFKLDYRIHMSDEHFEEINEIAFPTPEHAASVLGIDTQFPTVFQTKTTKLEATGQVLAYSETYKRADYYKIKFISCNRGH, from the coding sequence ATGGCTATTCCTAAATACCAATATATTAAAGATGAATTAAAAAATAAAATCATCTCTGGTCAATTTGCAAGTGGAGATAAATTTTATACAGAAGCCGAATTGATCGCGATGTACGATGTGAGTTCAATCACAGTTGTTCGTGCCTTGAATGACCTTGCTAAAGACGGCTACATTGTCCGCCAACAAGGTAAAGGTACTTTCGTTTCACGTGCCCGTAAGCACAAACTCGTTGAGTTTTCAGATGTCGAAATCTTTGAAACAAAAGACGATAAAGTTACTGTCCTTTCTATCGAGCGCGGAAACAAACTTGAATATTTAGATAAACTTGGACTACGTGGAGATCAATTCTACTATAAGATTGAACGTATTCGTCAGACAAACGATGTGACATACATCTACCACACATCTTATATTCCTGAGCAATACATCAATGCCAACTATCCAAATCTTGACTATTATAGCTCTATCTATACACGTTTCAAATTGGATTACCGCATTCACATGAGTGATGAACATTTTGAGGAAATCAACGAAATCGCATTCCCAACTCCAGAGCATGCTGCTTCTGTACTCGGAATCGATACACAATTCCCAACTGTCTTCCAAACGAAGACTACAAAACTTGAGGCCACTGGCCAAGTCCTTGCCTATAGTGAAACTTATAAGCGAGCAGACTACTACAAAATCAAATTCATCTCATGTAACCGAGGTCATTAA
- a CDS encoding glycoside hydrolase family 35 protein has protein sequence MTRFKIEDDFYLDEKPFKILSGAIHYFRIPAEDWYHSLYNLKALGFNTVETYVAWNLHEPVEGEFDFEGARNLERFLQIAQDLGLYAIVRPSPFICAEWEFGGLPAWLLTKDMRIRSSDPAYIEAVARYYDQLLPRLVPRLLDNGGNILMMQVENEYGSYGEDKSYLRAIRKLMEDRGIDCPLFTSDGPWRATLKAGTLIEDDLFVTGNFGSKAPYNFSQMQEFFDEHGKKWPLMCMEFWDGWFNRWKEPIITRDPKELAEAVREVLEQGSINLYMFHGGTNFGFMNGCSARGTLDLPQVTSYDYDALLDEEGNPTAKYLAVKKMMATHFPEYPQLEPLYKESMEIGSIPLVEKVSLFETLDNLSSPTESLYPKAMEELGQSYGYLLYRTEASWDAEEERLRIIDGRDRAQLFVDGQWIATQYQTEIGEDIYCQGNREGFSEIDILIENMGRVNYGHKFLADTQRKGIRTGVCKDLHFLLNWKQYPLPLDNPEKIDFSKGWTEGQPAFYAFDFTVEEPKDTYLDLSEFGKGVAFVNGRHLGRFWNVGPTLSLYIPHSYLKEGANRIIIFETEGEYKEEIHLTRKPTLKHIKGENL, from the coding sequence ATGACCAGATTTAAAATTGAGGACGATTTCTATTTAGACGAAAAACCGTTCAAGATTTTGTCCGGCGCCATTCATTATTTTAGGATTCCAGCAGAGGATTGGTATCATTCTCTCTATAACTTAAAGGCGCTTGGCTTTAATACAGTCGAGACCTATGTGGCTTGGAATTTACACGAACCTGTTGAAGGGGAGTTTGATTTTGAAGGTGCCAGAAATTTGGAGAGATTTCTTCAAATTGCACAAGATCTAGGTCTCTATGCCATTGTACGCCCGTCTCCATTTATCTGTGCGGAATGGGAATTTGGTGGCTTGCCGGCTTGGCTCTTGACAAAGGACATGCGAATTCGCTCGTCCGACCCGGCCTACATCGAGGCTGTTGCTCGCTATTATGACCAATTATTGCCAAGGCTTGTGCCTCGCTTGTTGGATAATGGTGGAAACATTCTTATGATGCAAGTCGAAAATGAATATGGCTCTTATGGAGAAGATAAGTCTTATCTACGAGCAATTCGGAAATTGATGGAAGACCGAGGGATTGATTGCCCACTCTTTACTTCAGATGGCCCATGGAGGGCTACTCTGAAAGCCGGAACCTTGATCGAAGACGATCTCTTTGTGACAGGAAACTTCGGTTCTAAAGCTCCGTACAACTTTTCACAGATGCAGGAATTCTTTGATGAGCATGGCAAGAAATGGCCCCTCATGTGTATGGAATTCTGGGATGGTTGGTTCAACCGTTGGAAAGAACCCATCATCACTCGTGATCCTAAAGAATTGGCAGAAGCTGTTCGAGAGGTATTGGAGCAAGGCTCTATCAACCTTTACATGTTCCATGGTGGTACAAACTTTGGTTTCATGAATGGTTGCTCGGCTCGAGGAACTCTGGATTTGCCGCAAGTCACATCTTACGACTATGATGCCCTTCTCGATGAAGAAGGAAATCCAACTGCTAAATACTTAGCAGTCAAGAAGATGATGGCAACCCACTTCCCAGAGTATCCACAGTTGGAACCACTCTATAAGGAAAGCATGGAGATAGGGTCCATTCCATTGGTCGAAAAAGTTTCCTTGTTTGAAACCCTGGATAATCTCTCTAGTCCTACTGAAAGCCTCTATCCAAAAGCGATGGAAGAACTTGGTCAAAGTTATGGCTACCTTCTCTACCGCACGGAGGCAAGTTGGGATGCAGAAGAGGAACGTCTCCGTATCATCGATGGACGTGACCGAGCTCAACTCTTTGTAGATGGTCAATGGATTGCTACTCAATACCAGACAGAGATTGGCGAAGACATCTACTGTCAAGGCAACCGAGAAGGCTTTTCAGAGATTGACATCTTGATTGAAAATATGGGGCGTGTCAACTACGGACATAAGTTTTTGGCAGATACGCAGCGTAAAGGAATTCGAACAGGTGTCTGCAAGGATCTACATTTCTTACTGAATTGGAAACAATATCCACTGCCACTGGATAATCCTGAGAAGATTGATTTTTCAAAAGGATGGACAGAAGGACAACCAGCCTTTTACGCTTTCGACTTTACTGTTGAAGAGCCGAAGGATACCTACTTAGACTTGTCTGAGTTTGGTAAGGGAGTTGCCTTTGTCAACGGGCGTCACTTAGGACGTTTCTGGAACGTCGGCCCGACCCTCTCACTTTATATCCCTCATAGCTATCTCAAGGAAGGTGCTAACCGCATCATCATCTTTGAAACTGAGGGCGAATATAAAGAAGAGATTCATTTAACTCGTAAACCTACACTAAAACACATAAAGGGGGAAAACTTATGA
- a CDS encoding PTS sugar transporter subunit IIB produces MTIVGCRIDGRLIHGQVANLWAGKLNVSRIMVVDDEVVNNDIEKSGLKLATPPGVKLSILPVEKAAVNILAGKYDSQRLFIVARKPDRFLGLVEAGVPLETLNVGNMSQTPETRSITRSINVVDKDVEDFHKLAEKGVKLTAQMVPNDPVSDFLSLLK; encoded by the coding sequence ATGACAATTGTAGGATGCCGTATCGATGGACGTTTGATCCACGGTCAAGTAGCCAATCTTTGGGCTGGAAAACTAAATGTTTCACGCATTATGGTTGTAGACGACGAAGTTGTTAACAACGATATTGAAAAGAGTGGTTTGAAACTTGCGACACCACCAGGTGTGAAACTCAGTATCTTGCCAGTTGAGAAAGCAGCAGTAAATATCCTTGCTGGTAAATACGATAGCCAACGTCTCTTTATCGTTGCACGTAAACCAGACCGTTTCCTTGGTTTGGTCGAAGCAGGTGTTCCGCTTGAAACACTCAACGTTGGCAATATGTCTCAAACACCAGAAACTCGCTCTATCACACGTTCTATCAACGTGGTAGACAAGGATGTGGAAGATTTCCACAAACTAGCAGAAAAAGGTGTGAAACTCACTGCTCAAATGGTTCCAAATGATCCAGTTTCAGACTTTTTGAGCTTATTAAAATAG
- a CDS encoding PTS mannose/fructose/sorbose/N-acetylgalactosamine transporter subunit IIC, with product MIQPWQILLLTLYSAYQICDELTIVSSAGSPVFAGFITGLIMGDVTTGLFIGGSLQLFVLGVGTFGGASRIDATSGAVLATAFSISQGIDTDLAITTIAVPVAALLTYFDVLGRMTTTFFAHRIDAAIERFDYKGIERNYLLGAIPWALSRALPVFFALAFGGEFVQGVVNLVKEYQWVADGLTLAGRMLPGLGFAILLRYLPVKRNLHYLAMGFGLTAMLTVLYSNVTSLGGAVAGIIGTLPAEVAEKIGFVNNFKGLSMIGISIVGIFLAVVHFKNSQKVAVAAPSTPSESGEIEDDEF from the coding sequence ATGATACAACCGTGGCAAATTTTACTTCTCACTTTGTACTCAGCTTATCAAATCTGTGATGAGTTGACAATCGTTTCATCTGCAGGTTCCCCTGTATTCGCTGGTTTCATTACTGGTTTGATCATGGGAGATGTGACAACTGGTTTGTTTATCGGTGGTAGCTTGCAGTTGTTCGTTCTCGGGGTTGGTACCTTTGGTGGTGCTTCTCGTATCGACGCAACTTCTGGTGCGGTTCTTGCAACAGCATTCTCTATCTCTCAAGGTATTGATACAGATCTTGCGATTACAACAATCGCTGTACCAGTAGCAGCACTTTTGACTTACTTCGACGTACTTGGTCGTATGACTACTACATTCTTCGCACACCGTATTGACGCTGCGATTGAACGCTTTGACTACAAAGGAATCGAACGCAACTACCTACTTGGTGCGATTCCATGGGCTCTTTCACGTGCCCTTCCAGTATTCTTCGCTCTTGCTTTTGGTGGAGAATTCGTACAAGGTGTTGTAAACCTTGTTAAAGAATACCAATGGGTTGCAGACGGTTTGACACTTGCAGGTCGTATGCTTCCAGGTCTTGGATTTGCAATCTTGCTTCGTTACCTTCCAGTTAAACGTAACCTTCACTACCTTGCTATGGGATTCGGTTTGACAGCTATGTTGACTGTTCTTTACTCAAACGTAACAAGTCTTGGTGGAGCAGTTGCTGGAATCATTGGCACTCTTCCTGCTGAAGTTGCTGAAAAAATTGGCTTTGTTAACAACTTCAAAGGATTGTCTATGATCGGTATCTCTATCGTAGGTATCTTCCTTGCGGTTGTTCACTTTAAGAACAGCCAAAAAGTAGCTGTAGCAGCACCTTCTACACCATCAGAAAGTGGGGAAATTGAAGATGACGAATTCTAA
- a CDS encoding PTS system mannose/fructose/sorbose family transporter subunit IID codes for MTNSNYKLTKEDFNQINKRSLFTFQLGWNYERMQASGYLYMILPQLRKMYGDGTPELKEMMKVHTQFFNTSPFFHTIIAGFDLAMEEKDGVGSKDAVNGIKTGLMGPFAPLGDTIFGSLVPAIMGSIAATMAIAGQPWGIFLWIAVAVAYDIFRWKQLEFAYKEGVNLINNMQSTLTALIEAASVLGVFMMGALVATMINFEISYKLPIGEKMIDFQDILNSIFPRLLPAIFTAFIFWLLGKKGMNSTKAIGIIIVLALALSAFGKFALGMGA; via the coding sequence ATGACGAATTCTAATTACAAATTAACAAAAGAAGATTTTAATCAAATTAACAAACGTAGCTTGTTCACTTTCCAATTGGGATGGAACTACGAACGTATGCAAGCATCAGGTTACCTTTACATGATCTTGCCACAATTGCGTAAAATGTATGGAGATGGAACTCCTGAGTTGAAAGAAATGATGAAAGTTCATACTCAATTCTTCAACACTTCACCATTCTTCCACACAATTATCGCTGGTTTTGACCTTGCCATGGAAGAAAAAGATGGTGTGGGTTCAAAAGATGCGGTTAACGGTATCAAGACAGGTTTGATGGGACCATTCGCTCCTCTTGGAGATACTATCTTTGGTTCACTTGTACCTGCTATCATGGGATCTATCGCTGCAACAATGGCTATTGCTGGTCAACCTTGGGGTATCTTCCTTTGGATTGCAGTTGCAGTAGCGTATGACATCTTCCGTTGGAAACAGTTGGAATTTGCATACAAAGAAGGGGTTAACCTTATCAACAACATGCAAAGTACTTTGACAGCTTTGATTGAAGCTGCATCTGTACTTGGTGTATTCATGATGGGTGCTCTTGTAGCAACAATGATCAACTTTGAAATTTCATACAAATTACCAATCGGTGAAAAGATGATTGACTTCCAAGACATCTTGAACTCAATCTTCCCACGTTTGCTTCCAGCAATCTTCACTGCATTTATCTTCTGGTTGCTTGGTAAGAAAGGTATGAACTCTACAAAAGCTATCGGTATCATTATCGTGCTTGCCTTGGCTCTTTCTGCCTTTGGTAAATTTGCACTTGGAATGGGCGCATAA
- a CDS encoding PTS sugar transporter subunit IIA, whose protein sequence is MTKSLILVSHGRFCEELKGSTEMIMGPQDNIHAVALLPEDGPEEFTAKFEAAVEGLDDFLVFADLLGGTPCNVVSRLIMEGRDIELYAGMNLPMVIEFINASLTGADADYKSRAAESIVKVNDLLAGFDDDEDE, encoded by the coding sequence ATGACTAAATCATTGATTTTAGTGAGCCACGGTCGTTTCTGTGAAGAACTTAAAGGTAGCACAGAAATGATTATGGGACCACAAGACAACATTCATGCGGTTGCTCTTCTTCCAGAAGATGGACCAGAAGAATTTACTGCTAAATTTGAAGCTGCTGTTGAAGGATTGGATGATTTCCTAGTCTTTGCGGATCTTCTTGGTGGAACTCCATGTAACGTGGTGAGCCGTTTGATTATGGAAGGTCGCGACATTGAACTCTACGCAGGGATGAATCTTCCAATGGTGATTGAATTTATCAATGCCAGCCTTACAGGTGCAGATGCAGACTATAAGAGCCGTGCTGCAGAAAGCATTGTAAAAGTCAACGATTTATTAGCGGGCTTCGATGATGACGAAGATGAATAA
- a CDS encoding SIS domain-containing protein, which produces MLNYTKEELLELGAEITTREIYQQPDVWKEAFEAYQAKREEIAAFLQGIANKHDYIKVILTGAGTSAYVGDTLVPYFKEVYDERKWNFNAIATTDIVANPETYLKKDVATVLVSFARSGNSPESVATVDLAKALVDDLYQVTITCAAEGKLALQAHGDDHNLLLLQPAASNDAGFAMTSSFTSMMLTALLVFDPTEFAVKTERFEVVSSLARKILDNAADVKELVDLDFNRVIYLGAGPFFGLAHEAQLKILELTAGQVATMYESPVGFRHGPKSLINEDTVVLVFGTTTDYTRKYDLDLVREVAGDQIARRVVLLSDQAFGLENVKEVALGCGGVLNDIYRVFPYIVYAQLFALLTSLKVENKPDTPSPTGTVNRVVQGVIIHDYQK; this is translated from the coding sequence ATGCTAAATTACACAAAAGAAGAATTACTTGAACTGGGTGCAGAAATCACGACTCGTGAGATCTACCAACAGCCCGATGTATGGAAAGAAGCTTTTGAAGCCTATCAAGCAAAACGTGAAGAAATTGCAGCCTTCCTACAAGGGATTGCGAATAAACATGACTATATCAAGGTCATCTTGACGGGTGCTGGTACTTCTGCTTATGTGGGAGATACCTTGGTACCATACTTTAAGGAAGTCTATGACGAACGCAAATGGAATTTCAATGCTATTGCGACAACTGATATTGTTGCCAATCCAGAAACTTATTTGAAAAAAGATGTGGCGACTGTCCTTGTTTCCTTTGCTCGTAGTGGGAATTCACCTGAAAGTGTGGCGACGGTTGATTTGGCTAAAGCCTTGGTTGACGACCTCTATCAAGTGACCATTACATGTGCTGCAGAAGGGAAATTGGCACTTCAAGCCCATGGCGATGACCACAATCTCTTACTCTTGCAACCAGCTGCTTCCAATGACGCTGGATTTGCCATGACTTCTAGTTTTACGTCTATGATGCTAACAGCTCTCTTGGTCTTTGATCCTACAGAATTTGCTGTGAAAACTGAACGTTTTGAAGTTGTTTCTAGCCTTGCTCGTAAGATTCTAGACAATGCAGCAGATGTTAAAGAGCTTGTTGACCTCGACTTTAACCGTGTTATCTACCTGGGTGCAGGTCCTTTCTTTGGCCTTGCTCATGAAGCTCAGCTCAAGATTTTGGAATTAACTGCTGGTCAAGTGGCGACCATGTATGAGAGCCCAGTCGGCTTCCGTCACGGTCCAAAATCATTGATCAACGAAGATACCGTTGTTTTGGTATTTGGTACAACGACAGACTACACTCGCAAGTACGACTTGGACTTGGTTCGTGAAGTGGCTGGTGATCAGATTGCTCGTCGTGTTGTGCTCTTGAGTGATCAAGCCTTTGGTCTTGAAAATGTCAAAGAAGTAGCACTTGGTTGTGGCGGTGTCTTGAACGATATTTACCGTGTCTTCCCTTACATCGTTTATGCCCAACTCTTTGCCCTATTGACTTCACTCAAGGTAGAAAATAAACCAGATACACCATCTCCTACTGGCACTGTAAACCGTGTGGTACAAGGTGTGATCATTCATGACTATCAAAAATAA